The following are from one region of the Sphingomonas oryzagri genome:
- the gyrA gene encoding DNA gyrase subunit A yields MASAPPTIEPSDISPVSIVDEMKSSYLDYAMSVIVSRALPDVRDGLKPVHRRILYASQEGGFVPGRPYRKSAKIVGDVMGNYHPHGDAAIYDALARLAQDWSMRVPLIDGQGNFGSMDPDPPASMRYTEARLAKVAMTLLEDWDKDTVDFQPNYDGSRDEPTVLPARFPNLLVNGAGGIAVGMATNVPPHNLGEVIAACKLYIDKEVHGGTLVTTEELMEIVPAPDFPTGALILGQGGARNAYNTGRGSIIMRSRHEVETKRDRTSIVLTEIPYQVGKSGLVEKIAEAAKEKRIEGVSDIRDESNREGVRIVIDLKRDATAEVVLNQLWRHTPAQTSFPANMLAIRGGRPELLGLRDIIQAFVQFREQVITRRSKFELLKARERAHLLLGLVVAVSNLDEVVRIIRGSGSPAEARAALLAREWPIGEIAPYIALVEAVEKTIEGDTYVLSDAQVRAILDLRLHRLTALGRDEIGDELKELADSIGELLRILSDRVRLYEVLVEELDAVSAAFATPRKSTLMPAGDDIEDEDLIEREDMVVTVTHGGYIKRTPLDAFRTQAKGGKGRSGMATKDEDAITKLFVTSTHTPVLFFSTAGKVYRKKVWKLPEGAPQARGRPMVNLLPLAEGETISTVLPLPENEEEWGNLHIMFATAKGLVRRNSMDQFTRIPTAGKIAMRFSESDGDDDAAETTSDRLIGVTLLTEDDDVFLATRNGKAIRFRATDVREFQSRTSAGVRGAKLLGDDEVISLSILRGTEWDKDTETREAYLRAAPWKENEAEPTLDAATMQAMADAEEFVMTVCANGYGKRSSAYEYRRIGRGGQGITNIDNLKRNGPVVASFPAHNGEQLMLVTDQAKLIRMSVGDTRVIGRGSSGVILFRVADDEHVVSAARIEESEDEAEADLGDEAVAPATDPQVDGDTGEDLADGSES; encoded by the coding sequence TTGGCCAGCGCCCCGCCGACCATCGAACCTTCGGACATTTCCCCCGTCTCCATCGTCGACGAGATGAAGTCGAGCTATCTCGACTATGCGATGTCGGTGATCGTCAGCCGCGCGCTGCCCGACGTGCGGGACGGCCTGAAGCCGGTCCACCGCCGCATCCTCTACGCCAGCCAGGAAGGCGGCTTCGTCCCCGGCCGGCCATACCGCAAGTCCGCCAAGATCGTCGGCGACGTGATGGGCAACTACCACCCGCATGGCGACGCCGCGATCTACGATGCGCTGGCACGTCTGGCGCAGGACTGGTCGATGCGCGTGCCGCTGATCGACGGCCAGGGCAATTTCGGATCGATGGATCCCGACCCGCCCGCCTCGATGCGCTACACCGAGGCGCGTCTCGCCAAGGTGGCGATGACGCTGCTGGAGGACTGGGACAAGGATACCGTCGACTTCCAGCCGAACTATGACGGTTCGCGCGACGAGCCAACGGTGCTCCCGGCACGCTTCCCGAACCTGCTGGTCAACGGTGCCGGCGGCATCGCCGTCGGCATGGCGACCAACGTGCCGCCGCACAATCTCGGCGAGGTGATCGCCGCCTGCAAGCTCTACATCGACAAGGAGGTCCATGGCGGCACCCTCGTCACCACCGAGGAGCTGATGGAAATCGTGCCGGCGCCGGACTTCCCGACCGGCGCGCTCATCCTCGGCCAGGGCGGCGCGCGCAACGCCTACAACACCGGGCGCGGCTCGATCATTATGCGCTCGCGCCACGAGGTCGAGACCAAGCGGGACCGCACCTCGATCGTGCTGACCGAAATCCCCTATCAGGTCGGCAAGTCCGGGCTTGTCGAGAAGATCGCCGAGGCCGCCAAGGAAAAGCGGATCGAAGGCGTCTCGGACATTCGCGACGAATCGAACCGCGAAGGCGTCCGCATCGTCATCGATCTGAAGCGCGACGCAACCGCCGAGGTAGTGCTGAACCAGCTGTGGCGCCACACCCCGGCGCAGACCAGCTTCCCGGCGAACATGCTGGCGATCCGTGGCGGCCGCCCGGAGTTGCTCGGCCTGCGCGACATCATCCAGGCCTTCGTTCAGTTCCGCGAGCAGGTGATCACCCGCCGCTCGAAGTTCGAGCTGCTCAAGGCCCGCGAGCGCGCGCACCTGTTGCTCGGCCTCGTCGTCGCGGTGTCGAACCTCGACGAGGTGGTGCGGATCATCCGGGGCTCCGGCTCGCCCGCCGAGGCGCGCGCCGCGCTGCTCGCGCGCGAATGGCCGATCGGCGAGATCGCGCCGTACATCGCGCTGGTCGAGGCGGTCGAGAAGACCATCGAGGGCGATACCTACGTGCTTTCCGACGCGCAGGTCCGCGCGATCCTCGATCTGCGCCTGCACCGCCTGACCGCGCTCGGCCGCGACGAGATCGGCGACGAGTTGAAGGAGCTTGCGGATTCGATCGGTGAGCTGCTGCGTATCCTGTCCGATCGCGTGCGCCTCTACGAGGTGCTGGTCGAGGAGCTGGACGCGGTCTCAGCCGCCTTCGCCACGCCGCGCAAGTCCACGCTGATGCCCGCCGGCGACGACATCGAGGACGAAGACCTCATCGAGCGTGAGGACATGGTCGTCACCGTCACGCACGGCGGCTATATCAAGCGCACCCCGCTCGATGCCTTCCGCACGCAGGCCAAGGGCGGCAAGGGCCGCTCCGGCATGGCGACCAAGGACGAGGATGCGATCACCAAGCTGTTCGTCACCTCGACGCACACGCCGGTGCTGTTCTTCTCGACCGCCGGCAAGGTCTATCGCAAGAAGGTCTGGAAGCTGCCCGAAGGCGCCCCGCAGGCGCGCGGTCGGCCGATGGTGAACCTCCTCCCGCTGGCCGAGGGTGAGACCATCTCCACCGTCCTGCCGCTGCCCGAAAATGAGGAGGAATGGGGCAACCTCCACATCATGTTCGCTACCGCCAAGGGCCTCGTCCGTCGCAACAGCATGGACCAGTTCACCCGCATCCCCACCGCCGGCAAGATCGCGATGCGCTTCTCCGAGAGCGACGGTGACGATGATGCGGCCGAGACGACCAGCGATCGGCTGATCGGCGTGACGCTGCTGACCGAGGATGACGACGTCTTCCTCGCCACCCGCAACGGCAAGGCGATCCGCTTCCGCGCGACCGACGTGCGCGAATTCCAGAGCCGTACGTCGGCCGGCGTACGCGGCGCGAAGCTGCTCGGCGACGACGAGGTGATCTCGCTGTCGATCCTGCGCGGCACCGAATGGGACAAGGACACGGAGACGCGCGAGGCCTATCTCCGCGCCGCGCCGTGGAAGGAGAATGAAGCCGAGCCGACGCTCGACGCCGCCACGATGCAGGCGATGGCGGATGCCGAAGAGTTCGTGATGACGGTGTGCGCCAACGGCTACGGCAAGCGCTCCTCGGCTTACGAATATCGCCGCATCGGTCGCGGTGGTCAGGGCATCACCAACATCGACAATCTGAAGCGCAACGGCCCGGTCGTCGCCAGCTTCCCGGCGCACAATGGCGAGCAGCTGATGCTCGTCACCGATCAGGCGAAGCTGATCCGTATGTCGGTGGGCGACACCCGCGTGATCGGGCGCGGCTCGTCCGGTGTGATCCTGTTCCGCGTGGCGGACGACGAGCATGTCGTCTCGGCAGCGCGGATCGAGGAGAGCGAGGACGAGGCGGAGGCCGATCTCGGCGACGAGGCCGTGGCCCCCGCCACCGATCCGCAGGTCGACGGCGACACCGGCGAGGATCTGGCGGACGGCAGCGAAAGCTGA
- the yaaA gene encoding peroxide stress protein YaaA, which yields MLALLSPAKTLDFDKPLPDLAATAPRFADEAAAIAARAAKLSKKKLGEIMAISDKLAQLNIDRYRGFLDQPERPALFAFAGDVYTGFEARTLDEPAIDFAQDHVRILSGLYGLLRPLDAIRPYRLEMGTRWAPGRATNLYGHWKDRISALLADDLAAEGSGTIVNLASKEYWEAIDRHPPKGATILTIEFLEDRSRGLTFNSFGAKKARGMMARYICEHRLTDADALKGFDSDGYAFEASGSDERRWLFVKR from the coding sequence ATGCTCGCTCTGCTCTCTCCCGCCAAGACGCTCGACTTCGACAAGCCCCTGCCGGACCTCGCCGCCACGGCGCCGCGCTTCGCGGACGAGGCGGCGGCGATCGCGGCGCGCGCAGCGAAGCTGTCGAAGAAGAAGCTCGGCGAGATCATGGCGATCTCGGACAAGCTCGCCCAGCTCAACATCGATCGCTATCGCGGCTTCCTCGACCAGCCCGAGCGCCCCGCCCTCTTCGCCTTCGCCGGCGATGTCTACACGGGCTTCGAGGCGCGCACGCTGGACGAGCCGGCGATCGACTTCGCGCAGGATCACGTCCGCATCCTGTCGGGCCTCTACGGCCTGCTCCGCCCGCTCGACGCGATCCGGCCTTACCGGCTGGAGATGGGCACACGCTGGGCGCCGGGCCGCGCGACCAATCTCTACGGCCACTGGAAGGATCGCATCTCCGCTCTGCTGGCGGACGATCTGGCGGCGGAGGGATCGGGCACCATCGTCAACCTCGCCAGCAAGGAATATTGGGAAGCGATCGACCGCCATCCGCCGAAGGGCGCGACGATCCTCACCATCGAGTTTCTGGAGGATCGGTCCAGGGGCCTCACCTTCAACAGCTTCGGCGCCAAGAAGGCGCGCGGCATGATGGCGCGCTACATCTGCGAGCACCGGCTGACCGACGCCGACGCGCTCAAGGGCTTCGACAGCGACGGCTATGCCTTCGAAGCGTCCGGCTCCGACGAGCGCCGCTGGCTGTTCGTGAAGCGCTGA
- a CDS encoding tetratricopeptide repeat protein: MKFVSTTALTLALALGAVAVTGATPAAAKKKDDAADASKPKFSDAFRQAAQPAQKAVEAKDWATAKTALAAAQAAASTPDDKYQAGIMAVIVAQNTNDQAALGPAIDQVLASGKAPPEQQIQLYTAQAQTAFNAGKLDVADKGFTQVNTLKPNDPEILISLAAVKSRENQTPAALQYTDQAIAAQKATGQPVDEDWYRRALAIAYDGKQPAGVVKYGQQLVDAYPRADIWRISLQTYRETSQLDPQVDLDTLRLMRATNSLAGERDYYEYANTALNKGFPGEAKAVIDQGMSSNMIDNKALATSKALAEIKSIAGPKVAADKADLPNADKKARAAANGNLAYQTADAYLGYGMYPQAIDLYKVALQKGGVDANVVNLHMGEAQAQGADKAGAAATLAKVTGPSQTIAQYWAIYANKGSAPAAPSQPAAK, translated from the coding sequence ATGAAGTTCGTATCGACGACGGCGCTCACGCTGGCCCTCGCGCTCGGCGCGGTGGCGGTGACGGGCGCGACGCCCGCAGCCGCCAAGAAGAAGGACGATGCCGCCGACGCATCGAAGCCCAAATTCTCCGATGCCTTCCGTCAGGCCGCGCAGCCCGCGCAGAAGGCGGTGGAGGCGAAGGACTGGGCGACCGCCAAGACCGCGCTCGCTGCGGCGCAGGCCGCGGCATCGACGCCGGACGACAAGTATCAGGCCGGCATCATGGCCGTGATCGTGGCGCAGAACACCAACGATCAGGCCGCGCTCGGGCCGGCGATCGACCAGGTGCTGGCGAGCGGCAAGGCTCCGCCGGAGCAGCAGATCCAGCTCTACACCGCACAGGCGCAGACCGCGTTCAACGCCGGCAAGCTGGATGTTGCGGACAAGGGCTTCACCCAGGTCAACACGCTGAAGCCGAACGATCCGGAAATCCTGATCTCGCTCGCCGCCGTGAAATCGCGCGAGAACCAGACGCCGGCGGCCCTGCAATATACCGATCAGGCGATCGCCGCGCAGAAGGCGACCGGCCAGCCGGTGGACGAGGATTGGTATCGCCGCGCTCTCGCCATCGCCTATGACGGCAAGCAGCCGGCGGGCGTGGTGAAATACGGCCAGCAGCTCGTCGATGCCTATCCGCGTGCCGACATCTGGCGGATTTCTCTGCAGACCTATCGCGAGACCAGCCAGCTCGACCCGCAGGTCGATCTCGATACCCTGCGCCTGATGCGCGCCACCAATTCGCTGGCCGGCGAGCGCGACTATTACGAATATGCCAACACCGCTCTCAACAAGGGTTTCCCCGGTGAGGCGAAGGCGGTGATCGATCAGGGCATGAGCTCGAACATGATCGACAACAAGGCGCTCGCCACCAGCAAGGCGCTCGCCGAGATCAAGTCGATCGCCGGCCCGAAGGTCGCCGCCGACAAGGCGGATCTGCCCAATGCCGACAAGAAGGCGCGGGCCGCCGCGAACGGCAATCTCGCCTATCAGACGGCGGACGCCTATCTCGGCTACGGCATGTATCCGCAGGCCATCGATCTCTACAAGGTCGCGCTCCAGAAGGGCGGCGTGGATGCGAATGTCGTGAACCTGCACATGGGCGAGGCCCAGGCGCAGGGCGCGGACAAGGCCGGTGCGGCGGCGACGCTCGCCAAGGTGACCGGGCCGAGCCAGACGATCGCGCAATATTGGGCGATCTACGCCAACAAGGGCTCGGCCCCCGCAGCGCCGTCGCAGCCGGCCGCCAAGTAA
- a CDS encoding Lrp/AsnC family transcriptional regulator yields MASPLLLDSIDRTILSELQDDGRITNVELARRAGLTAPPCLRRVRSLEEAGVINGYHARLNPAALGYGITVFALVSLRSQAEEDLRGFEAHVATLPEVRECHMLNGEIDFILKIVAHDLQSFQSFLTSHLTTAPHVASVKTSLTIRTSKDQPGVPVDTP; encoded by the coding sequence GTGGCCTCACCTTTATTGCTTGATTCGATCGACCGAACCATACTTTCCGAGCTTCAGGACGATGGCCGCATCACCAACGTGGAACTGGCGCGCCGCGCCGGGCTGACCGCGCCGCCCTGCCTGCGCCGGGTCCGCTCGCTGGAGGAAGCGGGCGTCATCAACGGCTATCATGCGCGACTCAACCCGGCGGCGCTGGGTTACGGCATCACCGTCTTCGCGCTCGTCTCGCTGCGCAGCCAGGCGGAAGAGGATCTGCGCGGGTTCGAGGCGCATGTCGCGACGCTCCCCGAAGTCCGCGAATGTCACATGCTCAACGGCGAGATCGACTTCATCCTGAAGATCGTCGCGCACGACCTGCAGAGCTTCCAGAGCTTCCTCACCTCGCATCTGACGACCGCGCCGCACGTCGCCAGCGTGAAGACATCGCTGACCATCCGCACGTCGAAGGACCAGCCCGGCGTGCCCGTCGACACTCCCTGA
- a CDS encoding sensor histidine kinase yields MRFDDMLATVLARPAERPVDRVAQWRQLLDLLAQHRPGSDPSLAREALARLQDLRRDVPVTIRRETASAFAGRPVPAPLVVFLAADVPVVTSAMLGHVRLSEADWLAVLPRLSPTGRGVLRHRRDLGFRVERALASFGRTDLALQGEGRAVGAGAAEPIVVPDPEPASVEDVPATIETPVEQAPPISVQALEHGAGEGQIRAIIDRIAGFRQRRDEAPVVGDAEDHPDSFRFETGSDGVIRWVEGIARGPLIGETIATPASGPVGVDAQAPGAFRRRAPFRDARLIVAGGSDAAGEWRIAGVPIFAADTGRFQGYRGTGRRPRSDERAEPSLGLYGFGLDPDSLRQLVHELRTPLNAIGGFAEMIRRQMRGPVSTAYRDRAQAIAEQAGRLLAAVDDLDVAARLETQRLDLQRVEVDLGAMLGSICGNHADNARGRGADLQCVAAPGLPPVQGDPAALRRMLGRLVAGASALAGEGETIRADLRLAPEGGLALAVDRPARLAGMAEAALLDPGFGPDGDAPDAPLLGLGFSLHLVRRLAATAGGTLAIEADRFLLRLPAVASTGHAGAGG; encoded by the coding sequence GTGCGGTTCGATGATATGCTTGCCACGGTGCTAGCCCGGCCGGCCGAAAGGCCGGTGGACCGGGTCGCCCAGTGGCGGCAGCTGCTCGACCTGCTGGCGCAGCATCGGCCCGGCTCCGATCCCTCGCTCGCGCGGGAGGCGCTGGCGCGGCTGCAGGATCTGCGCCGCGACGTGCCGGTGACCATCCGCCGCGAGACGGCCTCCGCCTTCGCCGGCCGGCCCGTGCCGGCGCCACTGGTCGTATTTCTCGCCGCCGACGTCCCGGTCGTCACCAGCGCGATGCTCGGCCATGTCCGGCTGAGCGAGGCGGACTGGCTGGCGGTATTGCCGCGCCTGTCGCCGACCGGGCGGGGCGTGCTGCGTCATCGCCGTGATCTCGGTTTCCGTGTCGAGCGGGCGCTGGCGTCGTTCGGGCGCACCGACCTCGCGCTGCAGGGCGAGGGCCGCGCCGTCGGCGCCGGCGCGGCGGAACCCATCGTCGTTCCCGATCCCGAGCCTGCGTCCGTGGAGGATGTGCCTGCGACGATCGAGACGCCGGTGGAGCAGGCGCCACCCATATCCGTGCAGGCGCTGGAACATGGTGCGGGCGAGGGACAGATCCGCGCGATCATCGATCGCATCGCCGGCTTTCGCCAGCGTCGCGACGAGGCTCCAGTCGTCGGCGATGCCGAAGACCATCCGGACAGCTTCCGCTTCGAGACCGGCAGCGACGGCGTGATCCGCTGGGTGGAAGGCATCGCGCGGGGGCCGCTGATCGGCGAGACGATCGCGACGCCTGCCTCCGGCCCCGTCGGTGTCGATGCGCAGGCGCCGGGCGCCTTCCGCCGTCGCGCGCCCTTTCGTGACGCGCGGTTGATCGTCGCCGGCGGATCGGACGCGGCGGGCGAGTGGCGGATCGCGGGCGTGCCGATCTTCGCCGCCGACACCGGCCGCTTCCAGGGCTATCGCGGCACCGGTCGTCGCCCGCGCAGCGACGAGCGCGCCGAGCCTTCGCTCGGCCTCTATGGCTTCGGTCTCGATCCGGATTCGCTGCGCCAGCTGGTCCACGAACTGCGCACGCCGCTCAACGCGATCGGCGGCTTCGCCGAGATGATCCGCCGCCAGATGCGCGGGCCGGTTTCCACCGCCTATCGCGACCGCGCGCAGGCGATCGCAGAGCAGGCCGGGCGCCTGCTCGCGGCGGTCGACGATCTCGATGTCGCGGCGCGGCTGGAAACGCAGCGGCTTGATCTTCAGCGCGTCGAGGTCGATCTTGGCGCCATGCTCGGTTCGATCTGTGGCAATCATGCGGACAACGCGCGCGGCCGCGGTGCCGACCTCCAGTGCGTCGCCGCGCCCGGCCTGCCGCCGGTGCAGGGCGACCCCGCCGCGTTGAGGCGGATGCTCGGCCGGCTCGTCGCGGGTGCCAGCGCGCTGGCGGGTGAGGGCGAGACGATCCGCGCCGATCTCCGTCTCGCGCCGGAAGGCGGCCTCGCGCTCGCGGTGGATCGCCCGGCGCGGCTGGCCGGCATGGCCGAGGCGGCCCTGCTCGATCCGGGGTTCGGGCCGGATGGGGATGCGCCGGACGCGCCTCTGCTCGGTCTCGGCTTCTCGCTCCATCTCGTGCGCCGGCTCGCCGCGACCGCCGGCGGCACGCTGGCGATCGAGGCGGATCGCTTCCTGCTCCGCCTGCCGGCGGTCGCGTCGACAGGACATGCCGGGGCCGGTGGCTGA
- a CDS encoding polysaccharide deacetylase family protein encodes MADGRIDRPPVPRDRLSPPAAIGRRFLVFVDTEEEFDWTAPRSRDATATTAIAALPEAHRRLAGFGICPTYLVDYPVASAPGAIEVLRPLMEAGECAIGSQLHPWVNPPFDEVLTVANSFVGNLPEAQERAKLEALTHRIAAAFGKRPQVYRAGRYGIGPNSAKLLEEAGYRLDVSVRALFDYSDEGGPDFTHRDAMPCWAGPQRLLMELPLTAAYTGFARRFGHHIYPAAGRVARLRGLLARTGALERIALTPEGTPLPQALRAIRTLLDDDARLISISFHSPSVEPGHTPYVRDAADLRGFYAWWDGVLDLLAREGVEPIGADALIAAAWAERDVGLKLAR; translated from the coding sequence ATGGCCGACGGCCGGATCGATCGCCCGCCGGTCCCACGCGATCGGCTGAGTCCGCCCGCCGCGATCGGCCGGCGCTTCCTGGTGTTCGTCGACACGGAGGAGGAGTTCGACTGGACGGCGCCGCGCAGCCGCGACGCCACCGCCACCACCGCGATCGCCGCTTTGCCCGAGGCGCATCGCAGGCTCGCCGGCTTCGGCATCTGCCCGACCTATCTGGTCGATTACCCGGTGGCTTCCGCACCCGGCGCGATCGAGGTGCTGCGGCCGCTGATGGAGGCCGGCGAGTGCGCGATCGGCTCGCAGCTCCATCCCTGGGTGAATCCGCCGTTCGACGAGGTGCTGACGGTCGCCAACAGCTTTGTCGGCAACCTTCCCGAAGCGCAGGAGCGCGCCAAGCTGGAGGCGCTCACCCATCGGATCGCCGCCGCCTTCGGCAAGCGCCCGCAAGTCTATCGCGCCGGGCGCTACGGCATCGGCCCCAACAGCGCGAAGCTGCTGGAGGAAGCGGGCTACCGGCTGGACGTCTCGGTGCGTGCGCTGTTCGATTATTCGGATGAGGGCGGGCCGGATTTCACCCATCGCGACGCCATGCCCTGCTGGGCAGGCCCACAGCGCCTGCTGATGGAACTGCCGCTCACCGCCGCCTATACCGGTTTCGCACGACGCTTCGGCCACCATATCTATCCGGCGGCGGGCAGGGTGGCGCGGCTGCGCGGGCTGCTCGCACGGACGGGAGCGCTGGAGCGGATCGCACTGACGCCCGAGGGCACGCCTTTGCCCCAGGCGCTGCGGGCCATTCGCACATTGCTGGACGACGATGCGCGGCTGATCTCGATTTCCTTCCACTCGCCTTCGGTCGAGCCGGGCCATACGCCTTATGTGCGCGACGCCGCCGATCTGCGCGGCTTCTACGCCTGGTGGGACGGTGTGCTCGATCTGCTGGCGCGGGAAGGCGTGGAGCCGATCGGCGCCGACGCCCTGATCGCCGCCGCCTGGGCGGAGCGCGACGTCGGCTTGAAACTTGCCAGATGA
- a CDS encoding amino acid aminotransferase produces MGGNPSLIECYTSLFDGLTEQPSDTLLGLISAFRSDPRPGKIDLGVGVYRDNEGRTPVLRAVKESERRLVEGQLTKAYLGAEGDVGFVEALMPVIFGLQPYGARLCGLQTPGGTGALRLAAELIARARPGARVWLGTPTWPNHSQIMASAHLAIEEYPHFDVTTQRLRFDRVMAAIEAANAGDVLLLHGCCHNPTGADFDDSQWIAIARAMASRGVLPLIDLAYQGLGRGLEEDVAGVRATLDIVGEGFIAYSCDKNFGLYRERVGALYALSRSTGQAGIVQSNLLALARANWSMPPDHGAAIVRIILEDATLAADWRTELSDMACRMREIRTLLAQAKANLAPIAHQQGMFSTLPLTPMMVARLRDEQRVYLPSSGRINIAGLTRDTVPAFVRALLWLA; encoded by the coding sequence GTGGGCGGCAATCCCTCGCTCATCGAGTGTTACACCAGCCTGTTCGACGGCCTAACGGAGCAGCCGTCCGATACTTTGCTCGGGCTGATCAGCGCATTCAGGAGTGACCCGCGGCCAGGCAAAATCGACTTGGGAGTCGGCGTCTATCGCGACAACGAGGGACGAACCCCGGTGCTTCGGGCTGTCAAGGAATCCGAGCGGCGGCTCGTCGAGGGTCAACTGACCAAGGCTTATCTCGGTGCCGAAGGGGATGTCGGCTTCGTCGAGGCATTGATGCCCGTCATTTTCGGATTACAGCCCTACGGCGCGCGCCTTTGCGGCTTGCAGACGCCGGGCGGGACTGGCGCGCTGCGCCTCGCCGCCGAATTGATTGCTCGTGCTCGTCCCGGCGCGCGCGTCTGGCTCGGCACGCCGACCTGGCCCAATCACTCGCAGATCATGGCGTCAGCGCATCTCGCCATCGAGGAATATCCGCATTTCGATGTCACGACACAGCGGTTACGCTTCGATCGGGTGATGGCCGCGATCGAAGCGGCAAATGCTGGCGACGTCCTTTTGCTCCACGGCTGCTGCCACAACCCGACTGGCGCCGATTTCGACGACAGCCAGTGGATCGCCATCGCTCGGGCCATGGCGTCGCGCGGCGTCCTGCCGTTAATCGATCTTGCTTATCAGGGGCTCGGACGCGGCTTGGAGGAGGATGTCGCGGGCGTTCGAGCAACGCTCGACATCGTCGGAGAAGGATTCATCGCGTATAGCTGCGACAAGAATTTCGGCCTCTATCGCGAGCGAGTTGGCGCGCTTTACGCGTTGTCGCGGTCGACTGGGCAGGCGGGTATCGTCCAGTCCAATCTACTCGCGCTCGCCCGAGCGAACTGGTCCATGCCGCCGGATCATGGCGCGGCGATCGTCCGCATCATACTGGAAGACGCGACGCTCGCAGCCGATTGGCGCACCGAACTATCGGACATGGCCTGCCGAATGCGCGAGATCCGCACTCTGCTAGCGCAGGCTAAGGCAAATCTGGCACCGATCGCGCACCAGCAGGGCATGTTCTCGACCCTGCCGTTGACGCCGATGATGGTCGCGCGACTTCGGGACGAACAGCGCGTATACCTACCATCTTCCGGCCGGATCAACATTGCCGGATTGACGCGGGATACGGTGCCGGCATTCGTTCGCGCGCTTCTATGGCTGGCCTAA